A stretch of Acipenser ruthenus chromosome 1, fAciRut3.2 maternal haplotype, whole genome shotgun sequence DNA encodes these proteins:
- the tlr3 gene encoding toll-like receptor 3, with translation MNICFCVFSLCVGLLTPCLSYVEYKKTECEVKDQIADCSHLKLKEVPSYLPDNITVLDVSHNQLRELPTSVMSQYKQLVYLNAGFNSIKKIQQGLCQTLPLLQELNLEHNEVYELSEKDFTYCSNLSELNLSSNKIKIKGDPFGSLENLRKLDVSRNDLTTANLGTHPQLQNLQELILSGNKISVLKKDEFSCLSNTSLKLLELSSLPLKQFEPGCFHSIGQLYGLVMDHTKLDSVLAEKLCNELSGTALRNLSLQGTTLSKILSSTFKGLKATNLTALDLSKNGLSIINDGSFQWLQKLEYLSLEENSIAHLTKNTFANLTTLNFLNLKKALTKHKTTPILDDFSFQWFINLEHLLMDGNVFRGITEETFTGLKSLKYLSLSSCSMNMKTITNKTLYSLAQSPLVFLNLTGIGISKLENGAFTWFRNLSKLYMGHNAIIQTLTGEEFRGLSSIEEIFLSYNQKITLSSSSFIHTPTLRTLMLGRTLSGTLDLSPSPFQPLQNLTVLDLSNNNIANINEALFSGLQHLKILKLQHNNLARLWKNGNPGGPLLFLKGLVSLRILQLDSNGLDEIPVDAFRGLYKLVQLDLGPNNLNVLPKFIFDDLTSLRVLNLQKNLITSVENGVFETVFKNLQTLYLGKNPFDCTCESMFWFVNWLNKTNTSVPRLNSQYVCNTPPSFYNSSVSLFDTSPCKDLAPFKSLFIFSASFLLVFLVCVIFIRFQGWRIEFFWNVSVSRILGYTEVDIGENRFEYDAYIICAPTDVDLVERNFSPLENIDQGGYQFFYEERDFAAGVSKLDAVVGGMSRSRKIIFVVTEALLKDPWCRRFKVHHAIHQVIEQSRDSIVLIFLEDIPDYKLYQSLFLRRGMIKSCCILHWPVQRDRVKAFRQKMKVALGSSNRMQQ, from the exons ATGAACATCTGTTTTTGCGTGTTCAGTTTGTGTGTGGGACTTTTAACCCCCTGCCTTAGCTATGTGGAATACAAGAAGACGGAGTGTGAGGTTAAAGATCAGATTGCAGACTGTAGTCACCTGAAGCTCAAGGAAGTTCCTTCATATCTTCCTGACAATATAACCGTCCTGGACGTGTCACATAACCAGCTGAGAGAGTTGCCCACTTCTGTTATGTCACAATACAAGCAGCTTGTTTATCTTAATGCAGGGTTTAACTCAATCAAGAAAATACAGCAAGGCTTGTGCCAGACACTGCCACTCCTCCAGGAATTGAATTTGGAGCACAATGAAGTGTATGAGTTGTCTGAGAAAGACTTTACTTACTGCTCTAACCTCAGTGAACTGAACCTATCATCCAACAAGATCAAAATCAAAGGAGATCCTTTTGGAAGCCTAGAG AATTTGAGAAAATTGGATGTGTCTCGCAATGACCTGACAACTGCTAACCTGGGAACCCATCCACAACTGCAGAACCTTCAAGAACTTATCCTGTCAGGAAATAAAATATCTGTGCTTAAGAAAGATGAGTTTTCCTGTCTGAGCAACACCTCACTGAAACTGCTGGAACTGTCTTCCCTTCCATTGAAACAG TTTGAGCCAGGATGCTTCCACTCCATTGGGCAACTGTATGGGCTAGTAATGGATCACACCAAACTTGATTCTGTTTTAGCAGAGAAACTCTGTAATGAGCTGTCAGGAACTGCTCTCCGCAACCTTTCACTGCAGGGCACAACTCTTTCAAAAATACTTAGCAGCACCTTTAAAGGACTTAAAGCAACTAACCTTACAGCTCTGGATCTTTCCAAAAATGGATTGTCTATTATAAATGACGGTTCATTTCAGTGGCTTCAGAAATTAGAATATTTATCCCTTGAGGAGAACAGCATTGCACATTTAACcaaaaacacatttgcaaacTTGACAACCCTAAACTTCTTAAATCTTAAGAAAGCCTtgacaaaacataaaacaacacCCATACTTGATGATTTCTCCTTTCAGTGGTTTATAAACCTGGAACATCTGCTAATGGACGGAAACGTTTTCAGAGGCATTACAGAGGAAACTTTCACTGGTTTAAAAAGCCTTAAATATTTGAGTTTGAGCAGCTGTTCCATGAATATGAAAACCATTACCAATAAAACACTCTACTCTCTGGCCCAGTCACCTCTCGTGTTCCTTAACCTGACAGGAATTGGAATCTCAAAACTCGAGAACGGAGCCTTCACATGGTTCAGAAATTTAAGTAAGCTATACATGGGCCATAATGCGATCATTCAAACTTTAACTGGAGAAGAATTTAGAGGGCTCAGCAGTATTGAAGAGATTTTCCTGTCTTACAACCAAAAAATCACCTTGTCGTCTTCATCTTTTATCCATACCCCTACTCTAAGAACTCTAATGCTTGGACGCACACTGTCTGGAACTCTGGATTTGAGTCCTTCACCGTTTCAGCCCCTCCAGAACCTTACAGTGCTTGACCTCAGCAACAACAACATAGCTAACATTAATGAGGCTCTGTTCAGTGGACTCCAGCACTTGAAAATCTTGAAGTTGCAGCACAATAACTTAGCCCGCCTTTGGAAAAATGGTAACCCTGGGGGTCCACTGCTATTCCTCAAAGGTTTAGTTAGCCTTCGGATACTTCAACTGGACTCTAATGGTTTGGATGAGATCCCCGTTGATGCATTTAGAGGACTCTATAAGCTGGTTCAACTTGATTTAGGTCCAAATAACCTAAATGTTCTTCCAAAGTTCATTTTTGATGACCTTACGTCTCTCCGGGTGCTTAACCTTCAAAAAAATCTCATTACCTCAGTGGAAAACGGTGTGTTTGAGACCGTCTTCAAAAACTTGCAGACTCTGTATTTGGGGAAGAATCCTTTcgactgcacatgtgaaagtatGTTTTGGTTTGTGAATTGGCTAAATAAGACCAATACCAGTGTTCCCAGATTGAATTCACAATATGTTTGTAACACCCCACCTTCTTTCTACAACTCCTCTGTCAGCCTGTTTGACACATCCCCCTGTAAGGACCTTGCACCATTTAAAAGTCTGTTTATATTCAGCGCTAGCTTTTTACTTGTATTCCTGGTTTGTGTCATTTTCATTCGTTTCCAAGGATGGAGAATAGAGTTCTTTTGGAATGTGTCTGTGAGTCGTATCCTTGGATACACAGAAGTCGATATAGGGGAAAATAGATTTGAATATGATGCATACATAATTTGTGCCCCTACTGATGTGGACTTGGTAGAGAGGAACTTCTCACCCTTGGAAAATATTGACCAGGGAGGGTATCAGTTTTTCTATGAGGAGCGGGACTTTGCAGCTGGCGTATCAAAATTGGATGCTGTTGTCGGGGGTATGAGCAGGAGcagaaaaataatatttgttgtAACTGAAGCTCTATTAAAGGATCCTTGGTGCAGAAG GTTCAAGGTGCACCATGCGATACATCAAGTCATTGAACAGAGCCGGGACTCCATTGTTCTAATCTTTCTAGAGGACATCCCAGATTACAAATTATACCAATCCCTTTTCCTTCGGAGAGGAATGATCAAATCATGCTGTATTTTGCACTGGCCAGTACAGAGGGATCGTGTAAAAGCTTTTCGTCAGAAAATGAAGGTGGCGTTGGGTTCAAGTAACAGAATGCAACAGTAA